The following are encoded together in the Arcticibacterium luteifluviistationis genome:
- a CDS encoding GIN domain-containing protein, which produces MKLFFSKSALILIILSLQSCGRLEKPETDKKPPVKLTEPYTKFDLASIKAVVINCDLGRMKVNIRQYNKPSIEIHKTYQKYVHLEPKENTLFIYTDKTPRTTEELRIRKNINIFLPSLEYIKSNVSQIIMADFEQRDLTIENNSNALRLYNCRIQNLDIINKGLCNIQLDGNNYFETLKVKLNEQSYYNSDAMVLKGFTLETKSLEHTNFTNLPENGFNWIKN; this is translated from the coding sequence ATGAAACTTTTTTTTTCTAAGTCCGCACTTATTCTCATAATTCTATCGCTACAATCCTGTGGAAGATTAGAAAAACCTGAAACAGACAAAAAGCCTCCGGTCAAATTGACAGAACCCTACACTAAATTTGATTTGGCTAGTATTAAAGCCGTAGTCATAAACTGTGATTTAGGGAGAATGAAGGTCAATATTAGACAGTACAATAAGCCAAGTATTGAAATTCATAAGACTTATCAAAAATACGTACACCTAGAACCTAAAGAAAATACACTCTTTATTTATACCGATAAGACCCCACGTACCACAGAAGAATTAAGGATTAGAAAAAACATTAACATCTTTTTACCTTCTTTAGAATATATAAAAAGCAATGTTTCTCAAATAATTATGGCTGACTTTGAACAAAGAGATTTGACCATTGAGAATAACAGCAATGCTTTAAGACTCTATAACTGTAGAATCCAAAACCTTGACATTATCAATAAGGGTCTGTGCAATATCCAGCTGGATGGAAATAATTATTTTGAAACTCTTAAAGTCAAATTAAACGAACAAAGCTACTATAACAGTGACGCCATGGTTTTAAAGGGTTTCACTTTAGAAACTAAGTCTTTAGAGCATACTAACTTCACTAATTTGCCAGAAAACGGCTTCAATTGGATTAAAAACTAA
- a CDS encoding cation:proton antiporter produces the protein MELFKILTMLVVISALFGYINVRFLKLPTTIGLMVMALVFSLIMILLQFVYPDLIHYARDLMAEIDFTTVLMDVMLSFLLFAGALHTNVGMIKQEKGTIGMFALVGVFVSTFLIGGAVYYLSMALGLHTDLVYCLLFGALISPTDPIAVLGIMTKANVPKKIEINIVGESLFNDGVGVVIFFTILEIARLGVDNVTVMDVATLFVQEAIGGILFGLGLGFLMFKLLKSIDDYEVEVMITLALVMGGYFLAQQLHTSGPLAMVVAGLFMGSSGLKQDAMSETTELYVDKFWELVDVLMNAVLFVLIGLEILILEFHTNYFIAGAAAIVIVLLSRYLIITVLLKFSKNWVAVDKAPLLLTWGGLRGGLSIAMALSLPAEWEAKPYIVFITYCVVLFSIIVQGLTLEKLVKRIYKA, from the coding sequence ATGGAATTATTTAAGATACTGACAATGTTGGTCGTTATTTCGGCCCTTTTCGGTTACATCAATGTTCGTTTTTTGAAATTGCCCACTACCATTGGTTTGATGGTTATGGCCTTGGTGTTTTCGCTTATTATGATTTTGCTTCAGTTCGTTTACCCTGACTTAATTCATTACGCAAGGGATTTAATGGCAGAAATTGATTTCACCACCGTCCTAATGGATGTCATGCTGTCGTTTCTGCTTTTTGCTGGTGCATTACATACTAATGTGGGTATGATTAAACAAGAAAAAGGTACCATAGGCATGTTTGCCTTAGTCGGTGTTTTTGTGTCTACCTTCTTAATAGGAGGGGCGGTTTATTACCTGTCAATGGCTTTAGGTTTGCATACTGATTTGGTCTATTGTTTGCTTTTTGGAGCGTTAATCTCACCTACAGATCCTATAGCGGTTTTGGGTATTATGACCAAAGCCAATGTGCCTAAAAAGATAGAAATCAACATAGTAGGGGAGTCGCTGTTTAATGATGGTGTAGGTGTAGTGATATTCTTTACTATTTTAGAAATTGCTAGACTTGGTGTTGATAATGTTACTGTTATGGATGTAGCTACCTTGTTTGTACAAGAAGCTATTGGAGGCATATTATTTGGCTTAGGCTTAGGATTTTTGATGTTTAAACTTCTTAAGAGTATTGACGATTATGAGGTAGAGGTGATGATAACATTGGCATTAGTGATGGGTGGCTATTTCTTAGCTCAACAGCTTCATACTTCTGGCCCGCTAGCCATGGTAGTGGCAGGTTTGTTTATGGGAAGTAGTGGCTTAAAGCAGGATGCCATGAGTGAAACCACCGAACTTTATGTTGATAAATTCTGGGAACTAGTGGATGTATTAATGAATGCGGTTCTTTTTGTTTTGATAGGCCTAGAAATTTTGATTTTAGAATTTCATACCAACTATTTCATTGCAGGTGCTGCGGCCATTGTAATTGTACTTTTATCGAGGTACCTAATTATTACCGTTTTATTAAAATTCTCTAAAAACTGGGTGGCGGTAGACAAAGCTCCTTTATTACTGACATGGGGAGGTTTAAGAGGTGGCTTGTCAATAGCCATGGCATTATCCTTACCAGCAGAATGGGAGGCCAAACCGTATATCGTTTTTATAACTTATTGCGTTGTATTATTCTCGATAATAGTGCAAGGGCTAACACTCGAAAAGCTTGTGAAAAGAATCTACAAAGCGTAA
- a CDS encoding MotA/TolQ/ExbB proton channel family protein: MLKMLLLQIPAEVGMDSTLTASVDSINYFELLLKGGIVIYPIMILLFATLYLMAERYLFIKNASRIDFGFLRSLKDNILRGDMRSGISLCKSTNLPISRILEKGISRIGRPVKDIESAMEIQSNLEISKMEKNMGYLGLIAGVAPTLGFVGTISGIIRIFYEISVTGNFSIETISNGLYEKMISSFSGLVVGLIAYSAYHSINMMTDKFSINLQATVMDFLDTLNEPAS; the protein is encoded by the coding sequence ATGCTGAAAATGCTTTTACTTCAAATTCCGGCGGAAGTAGGAATGGACTCTACACTTACGGCTTCTGTCGATAGTATCAATTATTTCGAATTATTGCTTAAAGGTGGGATAGTTATCTATCCTATTATGATATTGCTTTTTGCCACCTTATACTTAATGGCAGAGCGATATTTGTTTATCAAAAATGCTTCAAGGATAGACTTTGGCTTTTTGAGGTCACTTAAAGATAATATTCTAAGGGGCGATATGCGTTCTGGGATTTCTCTTTGTAAAAGCACAAATTTGCCTATTTCTAGAATCCTTGAAAAAGGTATCTCACGTATAGGCAGACCTGTGAAGGACATAGAAAGTGCTATGGAGATTCAATCTAACCTTGAAATTTCTAAAATGGAAAAAAACATGGGCTATTTAGGACTTATAGCTGGTGTGGCTCCTACCTTAGGTTTTGTGGGTACAATTTCTGGTATTATTAGAATTTTCTACGAAATATCGGTTACTGGTAATTTCTCCATCGAAACTATTTCAAATGGTCTTTACGAAAAAATGATTTCTAGTTTTTCTGGACTGGTAGTTGGTTTGATAGCGTACTCTGCTTATCACAGTATCAACATGATGACGGATAAATTCAGTATTAATCTTCAGGCTACAGTAATGGACTTTTTAGACACATTGAACGAGCCTGCATCTTAA
- a CDS encoding sensor histidine kinase — protein sequence METKKSYWIYQIIGWSLYFFSDLLNYFTIFSFDFDEFNKLIGNLIVNVAAGISLTHIFRIIFKRYHWIKLPVTQLIIRCAAVVAIITFVLAAINIPMDRDIINTEKMNWALRDISYLINLTKPVLIWVLLYVFYNVANLRKNDAVERVQLESSIKETEAKILRAQMNPHFIFNALNSIRALITEDPKKAMSGITQLSNLLRSSLVSHRRTTVSLKEEIKTIQDYLSLEKIRYEERLQIKWDIAKETEGIQVPPMMLQTLVENAIKHGVQKALRWGFIEISSHLEGQTLLIIIRNTGKLEGTDSKSSSGGFGLENTKRRLHLLYGNKSEFRIFQENHLTVNAEIRIPLDHQ from the coding sequence ATGGAAACAAAAAAGTCGTATTGGATTTATCAAATTATAGGGTGGTCGCTCTATTTCTTCTCAGATCTACTTAACTATTTCACCATCTTCTCTTTTGATTTTGATGAGTTTAACAAGCTAATTGGAAACTTAATAGTCAATGTAGCTGCCGGAATTTCCTTAACCCATATTTTTAGAATAATTTTTAAGAGGTACCACTGGATAAAACTTCCTGTAACTCAGCTTATCATTCGATGTGCCGCTGTGGTGGCTATCATAACTTTTGTTTTGGCAGCTATTAATATTCCGATGGATAGGGATATTATCAATACCGAGAAAATGAATTGGGCTTTAAGAGACATCTCCTATTTAATAAACCTGACTAAACCCGTCTTGATTTGGGTGCTTCTTTACGTTTTTTATAATGTAGCTAACCTGAGAAAGAACGATGCGGTTGAACGTGTTCAGCTAGAATCTTCAATAAAGGAAACCGAAGCCAAAATTTTAAGGGCTCAGATGAACCCACACTTTATTTTCAACGCTCTCAATAGTATCAGAGCATTGATAACAGAAGACCCAAAAAAAGCGATGTCAGGTATTACGCAACTGTCAAACCTGCTTCGTAGCTCCTTAGTGTCTCATAGAAGAACTACAGTTAGCCTTAAAGAAGAAATTAAAACTATTCAAGATTATCTTAGTCTTGAAAAAATAAGATATGAAGAAAGACTTCAAATAAAGTGGGATATTGCAAAGGAAACAGAGGGAATTCAAGTACCACCTATGATGCTTCAAACGCTGGTAGAAAATGCGATAAAACACGGTGTTCAAAAAGCTTTAAGATGGGGTTTTATAGAAATATCCTCACATCTGGAAGGACAAACATTATTAATTATAATTAGAAATACTGGTAAATTAGAAGGTACCGATTCCAAATCTTCCTCTGGAGGTTTTGGTTTAGAAAACACCAAAAGAAGACTTCATTTGCTTTACGGTAATAAAAGTGAGTTTAGAATATTCCAAGAAAACCATCTAACGGTTAATGCAGAAATAAGGATTCCGTTAGACCATCAATAA
- a CDS encoding Ldh family oxidoreductase yields the protein MNSTLTYSQAESFLLRLFQKVNLPKDKALATTKILLEGELLGHRTHGLQLTMPYIEHIKSGSMEIEGTYDVLNSAASSKLWDGKYLTGPWLIQKGIKKADVMAKENGVGTVVIQKSSHIGCLAAYLEEATQNGNMVIIACSDPDNKTVAPFGGTTGVYSPNPLALGIPTETQPLIIDVSMSATSNGLIHQKNKTNEPLEHPWLITPDGEATTDAKTFFEDEPSTILPLGGLDSGYKGFALGIMIEAMTSALGGHGRSSEPGRWGASVFIQVINPKKFAGESYFKREMERLKEQSLASKAANADRPVRMPGERGLALKTKQMKSGLRLRNDTFEGLQKLSEEFGLKL from the coding sequence ATGAATTCAACCCTGACTTACAGCCAAGCAGAAAGTTTCCTATTACGCCTTTTCCAAAAGGTCAACTTACCAAAGGACAAAGCATTAGCTACCACTAAAATTCTATTAGAAGGCGAACTTCTTGGCCATAGAACACATGGTTTACAGCTTACCATGCCCTATATAGAGCATATCAAAAGTGGCAGCATGGAAATAGAAGGTACTTATGATGTACTAAACAGTGCCGCAAGTTCTAAACTCTGGGACGGTAAATATTTAACTGGACCATGGCTTATTCAAAAAGGTATTAAGAAAGCAGATGTAATGGCTAAAGAAAACGGTGTTGGTACCGTGGTTATTCAAAAGTCTTCACACATTGGCTGCTTAGCAGCATATTTAGAAGAAGCCACGCAAAATGGCAATATGGTTATCATTGCTTGCTCTGACCCAGATAATAAAACAGTGGCTCCTTTTGGTGGCACTACGGGCGTTTACAGCCCAAACCCATTAGCCCTTGGTATTCCAACTGAAACACAGCCACTCATTATTGATGTGAGTATGTCTGCCACTTCAAATGGCTTGATTCACCAAAAAAATAAAACCAATGAGCCATTAGAACATCCTTGGCTAATTACTCCCGACGGTGAAGCCACTACGGACGCCAAAACTTTCTTTGAAGATGAGCCTTCCACTATTTTGCCTTTAGGTGGACTAGACTCTGGTTATAAAGGATTTGCTTTAGGTATCATGATAGAAGCCATGACATCTGCCTTAGGCGGTCATGGAAGAAGCAGTGAACCTGGAAGATGGGGGGCTTCAGTGTTTATTCAAGTGATTAATCCAAAGAAATTTGCAGGTGAAAGCTATTTCAAAAGAGAAATGGAACGCTTAAAGGAACAATCTTTAGCTAGTAAAGCTGCCAATGCTGATAGACCAGTAAGGATGCCTGGCGAAAGAGGATTAGCTCTTAAAACAAAACAAATGAAGTCTGGCTTAAGGCTTAGAAACGATACTTTTGAAGGATTACAGAAATTATCAGAGGAATTTGGACTAAAACTATAA
- a CDS encoding DEAD/DEAH box helicase gives MQTVKFNELPVSDYILKAVEEMGWTEASPIQSAAIEVVMKGTDMIGQAQTGTGKTAAFGIPAIEAIDVEDRFTQVLIMCPTRELALQVKEQIYQLSKYKKGLLVSSIYGGESYERQFRDLKKGAHIVVGTPGRIMDHIERKTLKLETLKMLILDEADEMLNMGFREDIEKILSFAPAERQTVLFSATMSRDIMSITKRFQNNPEVIKITKKEVTNDNIEQLYYNVRRESKTELMCRLIDVNDLKLMLVFCNTKAMVDRVTMELQDRGYKAEAIHGDLSQSARNQVMNKFRNKNCTILCATDVAARGIDVNDVDAVFNYDVPLDTEYYVHRIGRTGRAGKKGQAFLFVSNRDRNKLRELERYTKVAITEGKVPTKQDMKEIQTKNFMDKIVSHISEEGNGEYESIIEALGENGHSTAEVVTALMKMQLDLSKTTQGGDDLSDGRGGRGGRESSRDRGDRGGERRGGGRFERRGDRDFESRDRGGRSRDRDRGDRGRGGERSGGEREGARRPHRGANGSGEPGMVRLFINLGKKDHVSPNHIVGALAAEAKIPGRVIGQIDMYDKFSFVEVPERDVNKVISGMDGKTINARQAEIEVAK, from the coding sequence ATGCAAACTGTAAAGTTTAACGAACTTCCTGTGTCTGATTATATATTAAAGGCAGTGGAAGAAATGGGATGGACTGAAGCCTCCCCAATACAATCGGCCGCCATTGAGGTGGTAATGAAAGGTACTGACATGATTGGTCAGGCACAAACAGGTACTGGTAAAACAGCAGCCTTTGGTATTCCGGCTATTGAAGCCATTGATGTAGAAGATAGATTCACACAAGTATTAATCATGTGTCCTACTAGAGAACTTGCACTGCAGGTTAAGGAGCAGATTTATCAATTATCAAAATATAAGAAAGGTCTTTTAGTGAGTTCTATATATGGTGGAGAGTCTTATGAAAGACAATTCCGTGACCTTAAAAAAGGTGCACATATAGTAGTAGGTACTCCTGGTAGAATCATGGACCATATTGAGCGTAAAACGCTTAAACTGGAAACATTGAAAATGCTTATCTTAGATGAGGCAGATGAAATGTTAAACATGGGCTTTAGAGAGGATATTGAAAAAATATTATCTTTTGCTCCAGCAGAAAGACAAACGGTTCTTTTCTCTGCCACAATGTCTCGTGATATCATGAGCATTACTAAGAGATTTCAGAATAACCCTGAAGTTATCAAAATAACTAAAAAAGAGGTTACTAACGACAACATTGAGCAGCTTTACTATAACGTAAGACGCGAGTCTAAAACGGAACTGATGTGCCGTTTGATTGATGTCAACGACTTGAAATTGATGTTGGTTTTCTGTAACACCAAAGCTATGGTGGATAGAGTAACCATGGAACTTCAAGACAGAGGTTATAAAGCTGAAGCTATTCATGGTGATTTGAGCCAATCGGCTAGAAATCAGGTAATGAATAAGTTCAGAAACAAAAATTGCACTATCCTTTGTGCTACTGATGTAGCTGCAAGAGGTATTGATGTAAATGACGTGGACGCCGTATTTAATTACGATGTACCTTTAGATACAGAGTATTATGTACACCGTATTGGTAGAACTGGCCGTGCTGGTAAAAAAGGACAAGCATTCTTATTTGTGTCTAACAGAGACAGAAACAAACTAAGAGAGCTAGAAAGATACACGAAAGTGGCTATCACAGAAGGTAAAGTACCTACCAAGCAAGACATGAAGGAAATTCAAACTAAAAACTTCATGGACAAAATTGTTTCTCATATTTCTGAAGAAGGAAATGGAGAGTATGAGTCTATCATAGAAGCTCTTGGAGAAAACGGACATAGTACTGCCGAGGTAGTTACTGCCTTAATGAAAATGCAACTTGACCTTAGCAAAACAACCCAAGGAGGCGACGACCTTTCTGACGGACGTGGTGGCAGAGGAGGAAGAGAAAGTAGCAGAGATAGAGGTGACCGTGGTGGCGAAAGAAGAGGCGGCGGACGTTTCGAAAGAAGAGGAGACCGTGACTTCGAAAGCAGAGACAGAGGTGGAAGAAGCAGAGATAGAGACCGAGGTGATAGAGGAAGAGGTGGTGAAAGAAGTGGTGGTGAAAGAGAAGGAGCCCGTAGACCTCATAGAGGTGCTAATGGTTCAGGAGAGCCAGGAATGGTTCGTTTGTTCATCAACCTTGGAAAAAAAGACCATGTATCTCCAAACCATATAGTAGGAGCTCTTGCAGCTGAAGCAAAAATACCTGGTAGAGTAATTGGTCAAATTGATATGTATGACAAATTTAGTTTTGTAGAAGTACCAGAAAGAGATGTCAACAAAGTTATCTCTGGAATGGACGGCAAAACTATCAATGCTCGTCAAGCAGAGATAGAAGTTGCAAAATAA
- a CDS encoding LytR/AlgR family response regulator transcription factor, translated as MRAIVVDDERLARNELKRLLEEFPRITVIGEAANADEAIPMIEEMNPDLLFLDIQMPGKNGFELLEALEDTVPEVIFTTAYDEYALKAFEFNALDYIMKPIDSPRLAEAIQKIEEVIEKNKKEDAQESEGELSVHDQVFVKDGEKCWFVRLGKVRLFESMGNYVRLHFDDQKPMILKSLNSLEERLDSKIYFRANRKHIINLNYIDKIEPWFSGGLLVNLKAGETGPGGEKIEISRRQAIKFKDLMSL; from the coding sequence ATGAGGGCAATAGTAGTAGACGATGAAAGACTAGCACGTAACGAGCTAAAAAGACTGTTAGAAGAGTTTCCAAGGATTACGGTAATAGGTGAAGCTGCCAATGCAGACGAAGCTATACCGATGATAGAAGAAATGAATCCAGACCTCTTATTCCTAGACATTCAGATGCCGGGTAAAAATGGTTTTGAGCTTCTGGAAGCCTTGGAAGACACCGTGCCTGAGGTAATTTTCACTACCGCCTATGATGAATATGCTCTAAAAGCATTTGAATTTAATGCCTTAGACTATATCATGAAGCCTATAGACAGTCCAAGGTTGGCAGAAGCCATTCAAAAGATAGAAGAGGTTATTGAAAAAAACAAAAAAGAAGACGCTCAAGAAAGCGAAGGCGAGTTAAGTGTACATGACCAGGTTTTTGTGAAAGATGGTGAAAAATGTTGGTTTGTCAGACTAGGAAAAGTCAGACTTTTTGAGTCCATGGGAAACTATGTCAGATTACATTTTGACGACCAAAAGCCTATGATCCTAAAATCATTAAATAGCTTAGAAGAACGTCTTGATTCTAAAATCTACTTCAGAGCAAATAGAAAGCACATCATTAACCTGAACTATATTGATAAAATAGAACCGTGGTTTTCAGGAGGTTTGCTAGTCAATTTAAAAGCAGGAGAAACAGGTCCAGGAGGAGAGAAAATTGAAATTTCAAGAAGACAAGCTATTAAGTTTAAAGACCTTATGAGTCTTTAA
- the hisB gene encoding bifunctional histidinol-phosphatase/imidazoleglycerol-phosphate dehydratase HisB, producing MQKVLFIDRDGTIIKEPITDFQVDSLEKLEFLPKSLSNLRKIANETDFELVMITNQDGLGTDSFPEDTFWPAHQKMMTTLEGEEIHFKEVFIDRTFEHENAETRKPRTGLLTQYMDNPDYDLANSYVLGDRLSDIQLAVNLGAKGILIADEEKDEATDSQKGAIALVSSDWDEIYEFLRLPQRKAVIQRDTKETKIYVNLNLDGTGKAKMDTGLGFFDHMLDQLAKHSGADIEITVKGDLHIDEHHTIEDTALALGEAYLEALKDKRGTNRYGFLLPMDEALAQVAIDFSGRPWLVWDADFKREKVGEMPTEMFMHFFKSFSDASKCNLNIKCEGDNEHHKIEAIFKGWAKAIKMAVKRDINAMDSLPSTKGVL from the coding sequence ATGCAAAAAGTACTATTTATTGACCGTGACGGTACCATCATTAAGGAACCGATAACTGATTTTCAAGTTGACTCGCTAGAAAAGCTTGAGTTTCTTCCTAAATCACTTTCTAATTTAAGAAAAATCGCGAATGAGACTGATTTTGAATTGGTGATGATAACCAATCAAGATGGCTTAGGAACGGATTCTTTTCCAGAAGATACCTTTTGGCCAGCTCATCAAAAAATGATGACCACTTTAGAAGGAGAAGAAATACACTTCAAGGAGGTTTTTATCGACAGAACTTTTGAGCATGAAAATGCAGAGACTCGAAAGCCAAGAACAGGGCTTTTGACGCAGTATATGGATAATCCTGATTATGATTTGGCGAATAGCTATGTCCTAGGCGATAGGTTATCTGACATTCAATTGGCTGTAAATCTTGGTGCCAAAGGTATTTTGATAGCTGATGAAGAGAAAGACGAAGCTACCGATAGCCAAAAAGGTGCCATAGCTCTAGTGAGCAGTGACTGGGATGAGATTTATGAGTTTTTGAGGTTGCCTCAAAGAAAGGCGGTTATACAGCGAGATACCAAAGAGACTAAAATTTATGTCAACCTAAACCTAGATGGAACAGGAAAGGCAAAGATGGATACAGGCTTAGGTTTCTTTGACCACATGTTAGACCAGCTGGCAAAACATTCAGGTGCGGATATTGAAATTACGGTAAAAGGTGATTTGCATATTGATGAGCATCATACCATAGAAGATACAGCTTTGGCTTTAGGAGAAGCCTATTTAGAAGCATTGAAAGATAAAAGGGGGACCAACCGCTATGGTTTCTTATTACCTATGGACGAAGCTTTGGCTCAGGTAGCCATTGACTTTTCAGGAAGACCATGGTTAGTGTGGGATGCCGATTTTAAAAGAGAAAAAGTAGGAGAAATGCCAACAGAGATGTTTATGCATTTTTTTAAGTCTTTTTCAGATGCATCTAAATGTAACTTGAACATTAAATGTGAAGGGGATAATGAGCATCATAAAATAGAAGCTATCTTTAAAGGATGGGCAAAAGCGATAAAAATGGCGGTGAAGAGAGATATTAATGCCATGGATAGCCTACCAAGTACAAAGGGCGTTTTATAA
- a CDS encoding histidine phosphatase family protein → MKRKTIYLIRHGETDYNKQGIVQGSGIDSELNKTGHGQAAAFYKKYGDTPFDKVYTSALQRTHQSVANFIKDGVPHKILTGLNEISWGKTEGKKPSLTEDAFYWEIIKKWKTGETHLSMEDGESPEDVIERQKAAIEHIIAQEHEELILVAMHGRAIRILLTLLSEIPVSKMDNFKHSNLCLYKLEYSYQTKSFKILEHNITDHLTLIPA, encoded by the coding sequence ATGAAACGTAAAACTATTTATTTAATAAGACACGGCGAAACTGATTATAACAAACAAGGTATTGTTCAGGGGAGCGGAATAGATTCTGAATTGAATAAAACTGGACATGGCCAGGCAGCAGCTTTTTATAAGAAATATGGAGACACTCCATTCGACAAAGTTTATACCTCTGCTCTGCAGAGAACGCATCAAAGTGTAGCAAATTTTATTAAAGATGGCGTTCCTCATAAAATATTAACCGGTTTAAATGAAATCTCTTGGGGCAAAACAGAAGGAAAAAAGCCAAGTTTGACAGAGGACGCCTTTTACTGGGAAATCATTAAAAAATGGAAAACTGGCGAAACTCACTTATCCATGGAAGATGGCGAAAGCCCAGAAGATGTTATTGAAAGACAAAAAGCTGCGATTGAACACATAATTGCACAAGAGCACGAAGAGCTAATCTTGGTAGCGATGCATGGCAGAGCTATTAGAATTTTACTCACTCTTCTATCTGAGATTCCAGTATCTAAAATGGATAATTTCAAACACTCCAACCTGTGTCTTTATAAATTAGAATATTCGTACCAAACGAAAAGCTTCAAAATTCTCGAACATAATATAACCGACCATCTTACCCTTATTCCCGCATAA
- a CDS encoding ExbD/TolR family protein: protein MKLKRQRKFHAEVQTSALNDIMFFLLLFFLIVATLGSPNVIKLMLPQSDDSTHDVSKAPVNLSITEEKLYYIDRQAVPFPALEQALMEATEGMEEPTVILRAASSLTIQDLVDVMGMGARLRIRMVLATEQN from the coding sequence ATGAAACTAAAAAGACAGCGAAAATTTCATGCCGAGGTACAGACATCGGCCTTGAATGATATCATGTTCTTCTTGTTATTGTTCTTTCTTATTGTGGCCACTTTAGGTAGTCCTAATGTGATTAAGCTAATGTTACCACAGTCAGACGATTCTACGCATGATGTGAGCAAAGCACCAGTTAATCTGTCAATAACAGAAGAAAAATTATATTATATAGACCGTCAGGCGGTTCCTTTTCCTGCTTTGGAACAGGCACTTATGGAAGCTACAGAAGGAATGGAAGAACCAACCGTTATTTTGAGAGCGGCTTCTAGCCTTACTATCCAAGATTTAGTGGATGTAATGGGCATGGGAGCTAGACTAAGAATTAGGATGGTGCTAGCGACAGAGCAGAATTAG
- a CDS encoding hotdog fold thioesterase, translating into MKLTANLKNLNEIGKNTLSEHLGIEIIEVGDDYLKGTMPVDNRTKQPAGILHGGASVAFAETLGSIASYAIVASSGRQIVGLEINANHLRPVTTGLVYGTAKAIHLGRKTHVWQIDISNDQNKLVCVCRFTVMIIEPLA; encoded by the coding sequence ATGAAATTGACAGCTAATCTTAAAAACTTAAACGAAATAGGGAAAAACACATTAAGTGAACATTTAGGTATTGAAATAATTGAAGTAGGCGATGACTATTTAAAAGGCACTATGCCAGTGGATAATAGGACTAAACAGCCAGCTGGCATTCTTCATGGTGGTGCCTCTGTGGCTTTTGCTGAAACCTTAGGTAGTATTGCTTCATATGCTATAGTGGCGAGTTCAGGGAGGCAAATAGTAGGTTTGGAAATTAATGCAAATCACCTTAGACCCGTTACTACGGGTTTAGTTTATGGTACCGCAAAAGCAATTCACTTAGGGAGGAAAACACATGTTTGGCAAATTGATATCTCAAACGACCAAAATAAACTAGTTTGTGTGTGCAGATTTACGGTTATGATTATAGAGCCTTTGGCTTAA
- the pyrE gene encoding orotate phosphoribosyltransferase, with amino-acid sequence MTTARKIANILLETEAVKLSPNAPFTWSSGWKSPIYCDNRITLSDVEGRTFIKKALAKAIKKHFPEVDLVAGVATAGIAQGALVADYLKVPFAYVRPKPKEHGMGNQIEGKIVKGQKVVVLEDLISTGGSSLKAVEALRAAGIEVIGMISVFTYGLKVAGINFQEADVPLITLSNYNFLIDEARKQQYVKEEDIASLKKWKRSPEKWGN; translated from the coding sequence ATGACTACTGCCAGAAAAATTGCCAACATCTTATTAGAAACAGAAGCTGTAAAACTTAGTCCAAATGCACCATTCACATGGAGCTCAGGATGGAAGTCGCCAATTTACTGTGACAACCGTATAACGCTTTCTGATGTAGAAGGACGTACGTTTATTAAGAAGGCTTTGGCTAAAGCCATCAAAAAACACTTTCCTGAAGTAGATTTGGTTGCTGGTGTGGCTACTGCGGGTATTGCCCAAGGAGCTTTGGTGGCAGATTATTTAAAGGTTCCTTTTGCTTATGTAAGACCCAAACCAAAAGAGCATGGCATGGGAAACCAGATAGAAGGCAAGATAGTAAAAGGTCAAAAAGTAGTAGTCCTAGAAGATTTGATTTCTACCGGTGGAAGCTCGTTAAAAGCAGTGGAAGCTTTAAGAGCGGCTGGTATTGAAGTTATCGGAATGATTTCTGTATTTACCTATGGCTTAAAAGTAGCTGGCATTAACTTCCAAGAAGCAGATGTGCCTTTAATCACATTGAGTAACTATAACTTCTTAATAGACGAAGCTCGCAAGCAGCAGTATGTAAAAGAAGAAGACATAGCTTCGCTCAAAAAATGGAAACGCAGCCCTGAAAAGTGGGGTAACTGA